One region of Termitidicoccus mucosus genomic DNA includes:
- a CDS encoding HAD family hydrolase has protein sequence MPANAPLPLSALGVLFDWDGVIIDSSSQHEASWERLAAEIGKPLPADHFKRGFGMKNEHIIPNLLGWTDAADHAGIKHLSLRKEALYRDVIRERGVEALPGVAAFLHRLRDAGVPFAVGSSTHRLNIDTILDVLGFTGLFTGIVTAEDVRAGKPHPDVFLRASEKIAREPRHCAVFEDALVGIQAARAGGMKVVAVATTHPASELRAVADRVVHRLDELTVANVQALWK, from the coding sequence ATGCCTGCAAACGCTCCTCTTCCGCTCTCCGCGCTCGGCGTGCTCTTCGATTGGGACGGCGTCATCATCGACTCCTCCTCTCAACACGAGGCAAGCTGGGAACGCCTCGCCGCCGAGATCGGCAAGCCCCTGCCCGCCGACCATTTCAAACGCGGCTTCGGCATGAAAAACGAGCACATCATCCCAAATCTTCTCGGCTGGACGGACGCCGCCGACCACGCCGGGATCAAACACCTCTCGCTCCGCAAGGAGGCGCTCTACCGCGACGTCATCCGTGAGCGCGGCGTCGAGGCGCTTCCCGGCGTGGCTGCGTTCCTGCACCGCCTGCGCGACGCCGGCGTGCCGTTCGCCGTCGGCTCGTCCACGCACCGGCTCAACATCGACACCATCCTCGATGTGCTCGGCTTCACCGGACTGTTCACCGGCATCGTCACCGCCGAGGATGTGCGCGCGGGCAAGCCGCATCCGGATGTGTTTCTGCGCGCTTCCGAAAAAATCGCCCGCGAACCGCGCCACTGCGCCGTGTTCGAGGACGCGCTCGTCGGCATCCAGGCCGCGCGCGCCGGCGGCATGAAAGTCGTCGCCGTCGCCACCACCCATCCCGCCTCGGAGCTGCGCGCCGTCGCCGACCGCGTCGTCCACCGCCTCGACGAGCTCACCGTTGCCAACGTGCAGGCGCTGTGGAAATGA
- a CDS encoding glycoside hydrolase family 28 protein, whose amino-acid sequence MPAFIHHPTCPSRLPFPLPVALLLLAFSTASLVRGAAPREVNPALPSIPERSFRVTDFGAAPDGTEDGNTAAFAKAIAAVVQAGGGRLIVPAGVFRVGHIELAGRLDLHLEKEARLLFSTDPEAYRIKDRKFRPLVGASGVEDVAITGEGVLDGQGSAWWSEARKFKDAARARGDANEEIGRPRLLVIEKSRRILLEAITLTNSPQFHCVVSRSEDFTARGVTVRAPEHAPNTDGIDPAASRRVLITGCTFDTGDDCIAIKSGRPDSPVEDVLVEKCRFLRGHGMSVGSETNGGLRNLIVRDCVFDGTDAGIRLKSPRGRGGLVENCTYENLTMRNVGVAIYITSYYPERLMPKPGAAVSEPSIRDPNTPSWRNITIRNITARDCRKSAGIIVALPEEPLDGLLLENVNIDAPLGLRIACAQNVLMKNVNVKAANGPAYQIEPSARVLVAKE is encoded by the coding sequence ATGCCCGCGTTTATCCATCATCCAACCTGCCCGTCCCGGCTGCCGTTCCCCTTGCCCGTTGCGCTCCTGCTGCTTGCGTTTTCCACCGCCTCGCTTGTGCGGGGCGCCGCGCCGCGGGAAGTGAATCCGGCGCTCCCGTCGATTCCAGAACGCTCATTCCGGGTCACCGATTTCGGAGCGGCACCGGACGGCACGGAGGACGGCAACACGGCGGCGTTTGCAAAGGCCATAGCCGCGGTCGTCCAAGCGGGCGGCGGCAGGCTGATCGTGCCGGCGGGAGTGTTTCGCGTGGGACATATCGAGCTGGCGGGCCGGCTCGACCTGCATCTCGAAAAAGAGGCGCGCCTGCTCTTCTCCACCGACCCGGAGGCCTACCGCATCAAGGACCGCAAGTTTCGCCCGCTCGTCGGCGCGTCGGGCGTCGAGGATGTGGCGATCACCGGCGAAGGCGTGCTCGACGGACAGGGAAGCGCGTGGTGGAGCGAGGCGCGCAAGTTCAAGGATGCGGCGCGCGCACGCGGCGACGCCAACGAGGAAATCGGCCGCCCGAGGCTGCTCGTGATCGAAAAGTCGCGACGGATTCTGCTCGAAGCCATCACGCTGACCAATTCGCCGCAATTTCACTGCGTGGTCTCGCGCAGCGAGGACTTCACGGCGCGAGGCGTGACGGTGCGGGCGCCGGAACACGCGCCCAACACCGACGGCATCGACCCGGCGGCGTCACGGCGCGTGCTCATCACCGGGTGCACGTTCGACACGGGCGACGACTGCATCGCCATCAAGTCGGGCAGGCCGGACTCGCCGGTCGAGGATGTGCTGGTCGAAAAATGCCGGTTCTTGCGCGGGCATGGCATGTCGGTGGGCAGCGAGACCAATGGCGGGTTGCGCAACCTGATCGTCCGCGATTGCGTGTTCGACGGCACCGACGCGGGCATCCGCCTGAAATCCCCGCGCGGCCGTGGCGGTTTAGTGGAAAACTGCACGTATGAAAACCTGACGATGCGCAATGTCGGCGTGGCGATTTATATCACCAGTTATTATCCGGAGCGCCTGATGCCCAAGCCGGGCGCCGCTGTATCCGAACCATCGATACGCGACCCGAACACGCCGTCGTGGCGCAACATCACCATCCGCAACATCACGGCAAGGGATTGCCGGAAGAGCGCGGGCATCATCGTCGCGCTGCCCGAGGAGCCGCTCGACGGATTGCTGCTGGAAAACGTAAACATCGACGCGCCGCTCGGGCTGCGCATCGCGTGCGCGCAAAACGTGCTGATGAAAAACGTGAATGTGAAGGCGGCCAATGGTCCCGCCTACCAAATCGAGCCGAGCGCGCGGGTGCTGGTGGCAAAAGAATAA